A stretch of the Capsicum annuum cultivar UCD-10X-F1 chromosome 8, UCD10Xv1.1, whole genome shotgun sequence genome encodes the following:
- the LOC107856816 gene encoding sphingoid long-chain bases kinase 1: MQKSGNLVKNNSLRVTTQQSLRRLGLCSQITAGQHSSPVVFPEKRSKGRIQTRGELSNNDPKKQKNEEHRIDIGDEQSDLLGYEVFSGKLVLDKGKAHKNSELESSKEVASQDAVEAKLTSKAMVWGSGMLHLGDVISVSHCPGLRHFTVHSYPLGRGFLKTRRSQKDFRFLASTSEEALIWVNAFADQQCYVNLLPHPLASSKKKASDMVTNEFPAESYVRCKNPPKMLVILNPRSGRGRSSKVFHRKVEPIFKLAGFKLEVVKTTSAGHARKLASTVDFSTCPDGIICVGGDGIVNEVLNGLLTRDNQKEAISVPIGIIPAGSDNSLVWTVLGVRDPVSAAIAIVKGGLTPTDVFAVEWVQSGRIHFGTTVTYFGFVSDVLELSEKYQKRFGPLRYFVAGFLKFMCLPKYNFEVEYLPAVKEATGEGKASVIDMSELYTDIMRRSSKEGLPRASSLSSIDSIMTPSRMSGADMDTTCSSTEPSEYVRAIDAKSKRLSAGRSCNTTSEPEVIHPQLPLSATPNWPRTRSKSKTDKGWTGLTAANDPTRSSWANATTNDKEDISSTMSDPGPIWDTEPRWDTEPHWNMENPIELPGPADDSEDPVRKDIVQKSVEEWVTTKGQFLGVLACNHSCKTVQSLSSQVVAPKAEPDDNTLDLLLVHGSGRLKLIRFFLLLQMGRHLSLPYVEYVKVKAVKVKPGKHSNSSCGIDGELFPVNEQVISSLLPEQCRLIGRAPGNCK; the protein is encoded by the exons ATGCAGAAGAGTGGGAATCttgttaaaaataattctttGAGAGTTACAACTCAGCAGTCTCTTCGACGTCTCGGTTTGTGTTCCCAGATTACAGCCGGGCAGCATTCGTCTCCGGTTGTTTTCCCTGAAAAGCGGAGCAAAGGAAGGATTCAGACACGTGGAGAACTTAGTAATAATGATCCTAAGAAACAGAAAAATGAGGAGCATAGGATTGACATTGGGGATGAGCAGTCTGACCTGCTTGGATATGAAGTATTTTCTGGAAAGCTGGTTTTGGACAAGGGAAAGGCACATAAAAATTCGGAGTTAGAATCCTCAAAGGAGGTTGCTAGCCAGGATGCTGTTGAAGCCAAACTTACGAGCAAGGCTATGGTTTGGGGTTCTGGTATGCTGCATCTAGGAGATGTTATTTCG GTATCACACTGTCCTGGACTCCGGCATTTCACCGTCCATTCATATCCTCTGGGAAGAGGTTTTCTAAAAACTCGAAGAAGTCAGAAGGACTTTCGCTTCTTAGCTTCTACATCCGAGGAAGCACTTATATGGGTAAATGCATTTGCAGATCAACAGTGTTATGTGAATTTATTGCCTCATCCTCTGGCGTCATCAAAGAAGAAGGCTTCTGATATGGTTACTAATGAATTTCCTGCCGAGTCATATGTACGATGTAAAAATCCTCCTAAAATGCTTGTCATTTTAAACCCAAGGTCTGGCCGTGGTCGTTCCAGTAAAGTATTCCATCGCAAGGTTGAACCTATATTCAAG CTTGCTGGATTTAAGTTGGAAGTAGTCAAAACCACATCTGCAGGTCATGCCAGGAAGCTTGCTAGCACAGTAGACTTCAGCACATGTCCTGATG GTATTATATGTGTAGGGGGTGATGGAATAGTGAATGAG GTTTTAAATGGTTTACTCACTAGGGATAACCAGAAAGAAGCAATTTCGGTTCCAATTGGAATCATTCCTGCTGGTTCTGATAATTCTTTAGTCTGGACTGTGCTTGGAGTTAGAGATCCAGTGTCAGCTGCCATAGCAATTGTCAAG GGAGGGCTTACACCTACAGATGTTTTTGCTGTTGAGTGGGTTCAAAGTGGTAGAATTCACTTTGGAACGACTGTCACCTACTTTGGCTTTGTAAGCGATG TGCTGGAACTATCCGAGAAGTACCAGAAGCGGTTTGGTCCATTACGCTACTTTGTCGCTGGCTTCCTCAAATTCATGTGCTTACCAAAGTACAATTTTGAAGTGGAGTATCTTCCAGCAGTGAAAGAAGCAACTGGAGAAGGAAAAGCTTCTGTCATTGATATGTCTGAATTGTATACAGACATTATGAGAAGGTCAAGCAAGGAAGGGCTTCCCAGAGCCTCTAGCTTATCAAGTATTGATTCAATAATGACCCCAAGTAGAATGTCTGGAGCAGACATGGATACTACATGTAGTAGCACTGAGCCATCAGAATATGTGCGCGCCATTGATGCAAAATCTAAGCGCTTGTCTGCTGGACGAAGTTGCAACACAACTTCCGAACCGGAAGTTATCCATCCCCAGCTTCCACTTTCAGCAACCCCGAATTGGCCCAGGACTAGGTCCAAATCAAAAACAGATAAAGGATGGACTGGGTTGACTGCTGCAAATGATCCCACTAGATCTTCTTGGGCAAATGCAACTACAAATGATAAAGAAGATATCTCTTCAACAATGTCAGACCCTGGCCCAATTTGGGATACAGAACCAAGATGGGACACAGAACCTCATTGGAATATGGAAAATCCTATTGAATTGCCTGGACCAGCAGACGATTCTGAAGATCCTGTTCGGAAGGATATTGTCCAGAAGTCTGTTGAAGAATGGGTGACTACCAAAGGTCAATTTCTTGGTGTCCTGGCATGCAATCATTCATGCAAAACTGTTCAAAGCTTAAGTTCACAGGTTGTGGCCCCAAAAGCAGAGCCTGATGATAACACGTTAGATCTGTTGTTGGTCCATGGAAGTGGAAGACTGAAGCTAATAAGGTTCTTCTTGCTTCTGCAAATGGGCCGACACCTTTCCCTCCCATACGTGGAGTATGTCAAG GTTAAAGCAGTAAAGGTTAAGCCCGGGAAGCACTCTAACAGTAGCTGTGGTATTGATGGTGAACTTTTCCCAGTAAACGAGCAAGTGATTTCGTCCTTGCTTCCGGAACAGTGCAGGCTTATTGGTCGCGCCCCAGGTAATTGCAAGTGA